In the genome of Microcoleus vaginatus PCC 9802, the window CTTGAGTTTGGAGACAATTTGTGGTAATAGGTGAATCTCCGCTTCTGTGGTCGAGTCCAACAAAGCCCCCAAAGCTGCCTCTGGATGAGCTCCCACGAAATCTATTAAGCGCTGCCGTCCCCAGGAACGGCCGATCGAGCGGGCTACAGAATCGCGGGCAAACAGGTAATCTGCTAACGGCAAGTGAGGCAGCCAGCCGGGACGCATTGTCACTAGCTGCTTGCCGACCGCTCGAAACCGCTCGAATTCTTCCTTAAGATAGATGCCCCCTCCTGCATTGATGCAGACCACGCCTTTAACGCGATCCGACAATTTGCTGGCTCCCCATAGAGCGATCGTACCGCCCAGAGAGTGTCCCACGAGCCAAGCAGAAGATATATCGAGTTTTTCGAGTAAAAGTTCCAAATCGCGAGCGTAAGCTGCGGGAGTGTAGCAGGAATTTAGCGGTTCGGAACATGGGCGATCGTCGCCTGCGTCCGATTGAGACTCGCCAAACCCCCGCAAATCATAGGTAAGGCACTGATAGTTTGATGCCAAGCGATCGGTCAAAGGTTGCCAGTAGTGGCGGCTTAACAGCCAGCCGTGGACAAATACCAGAACCGGGGAAGTTGCAGTCGGAGCCGTCAAATCGTAAGTGTGCCGAACCCCTAGGATGTCGATTGTTGCCATACTTTTATCCTACCCGTTCCATAAGACCTATGTAAACCTATGTATAGCCTTTCTCAGAAAGCTGGAGTAAGCCGAAACCCTGTGTTCTCAAGCTTTTTCAGTGGAATTGTTTACCTCATCTAGCCAAGAAGCGCTATAAGTAAGTCAAAAAGACTCAACTTTATCGATTTACCGCTTACTTCCTGCTGCAACGCGCGGTCTTAAGTTGACGCTACAAGATTTTTGTCCACTTCACTGGCAATCTTGGCCTAGCTTGCCCTTTTATGCGATCGCCCTGGAATAAATATTCCTTCAAACCAGCGTTCTATGGTTTTTGCAGTATTCAAATTTCTGTCTGCTGTACGATCGCAAGGGGGACATACATCAGCGCGATTTTTTAAGAGCATTTTGCGGCAATAATTTTCCAAATTTTAGCCGATTTTAAAGTCGTAACCCATCGGGATATCAGTGTCAATTTAGACCAACAAATATTTTTGTATGCTAGTTACCAATTAAATTAGTAACTCCCATATTCAACTATTAAAGCCGCACCAAAATATTGAAATTTTAACAATTTTTCCAAAAATTAACACTTACTTGTATCTTGTTACTTTGCCATGATTTGGGGCTAGTAATACGTAATTTTATGGAGCGCATTTGTGCGGATATTTGCGACTTTTGCGTGTAGTTGCGCGAGCTTATTTACTGCATTTATACGGTTATAACATAGGGCTTTACGACTCACCACGCGCTGTTTGCGCTTCAAGTTAAAGTACGCCATCAAACTTAAAAAGCTTGACAACATCGTTTCGGCGTGTCTCATGTTTATGAGAACCGCTATCTACACTCGTTTGTACGAACAATGTTGCCGAGCTTTTTATCCTATCTCACTGGACAACTTCAGCAAACTAATGTCTACTTATAGAAATCTAGTTATTTAGGGAGCATCGGCAGCTTGCCCTAAAATCGCTCGCCTAGCAATCTTTGTCGCACCCCCTCAGCGATTTTTTGACCCAGATATTCGGGAATTAAACTTTCATTGGGCCCCAACAAGTAGAGAATTAGGCGAGTTCGCCCCCGCCAAACCAGCAAATTAGCATTTACGACCAACAAATCCTCTTGCCAGATGGCATACATAACTTTGTAAAAAAGTCCAGGTTGATTATCTGCTTCAATCAGCAAAGCTGGCAAGTGGAAAACCGGATCGACGTAGAATTCAGTTGCCACATCTTCCAAACCCGCGTCTAAATTAAATTCCACCGCCAACATCTCTTCAACCTCAAAATGCCCCGCCAATGCCTCTCGAACGGCTCTACAGACGTTTTCTGCTGTTTTATCTGCCAGTACCTTGCCACCGCGAGATACGACCAATTTGATAAATACCAGCATGGGCGGGTAAATTTGACCGTACAGACTCAGACTGTGAATCGTCAGTCCGTAGGCCGCGAGCACTCCAAAAATATCGCTCAATAGAAAAGACTGGTTCCGGTAAGCAAAATGCAGGGCACTTTTGTTACCTTCGGCTCTGATTTCGATGACTGCTTGCCGAGTTTTGTAAAGCTGGTAAGCTAATTTGAGGTTTTGCAACTGGATTTCGCTGCTGACAAATTGCTCATAAAACTGCGGAAACGCTCGGTTAAAGCGCTTGAGAAGTTCTAGTGTAGATGGTTTTAAACCCGAAGCCATAATTGAGGAGAAGGTGCGGGAGATATACTAGGTATTGACTCTCCCATGCCTTATGGCAATGGGATTTTCGATTTGACGATTCGACTTAAATTGTCCCCGTCTCCTCACTAAAAGCAAAAGTCAAATCTGTCTGGGAACTGATCACAAGAATGTCACCGTTGCGGCATTCCAGTGGTATTTCCCACCAAGGGTATAAGTTCCGGCGCGATCGGCGGCACTCAAAAGAAGCAATTCCCAAAATGCCTCTGTCCTGGTTCGGCAATAAATTTTACCTTAAAAGCGAGTTGTACGGACACTGGCTAGCAGAACAGTTCTACCAAACTTGACAAGAATCAAGAATCAAAAAAGGGCCGACCCAATGTTGGACGACAAATCCCTGTTTTCGGCGTAAGATGAGTGTACCGTAAACTGTTCATCAAGAGGCTACCCGCAATTCATCCTACGCCAATCGGAGTGGGTTGATCTTTGGGATTCTCTTTCTCGTCGTCCAACTTCTACTACCTTAACCGCGCCTGCATGGGTTTTTGGAAAAACTTATTTAGTAGTTCTGAGTCTGCCTCTGTACCCCAAACAGCGGAATTTGAGGAAGATGTGGCTGTTGGGTTAGGCGATCCGCTTTCCCCAACGTTTCGCAAACCCGCCAGCGGCAACGCTCGCATCTTTTTCAGTTGCGATCGGGACATTGACCTCTACGAACTCGAAGAACTTTGTAATGCAGTGGGTTGGTCCCGCCGTCCCCTGCGTAAAGTCAAAAAAGCTATTCAGCACAGCTTCCTAGTCGTCTCTATGTGGGAGATGCGGGGCAGCCAGCGACGGCTGGTGGGTTTCGCCAGAGCGACTTCAGACCATGCTTTTAATGCCACGCTTTGGGATGTGGTAGTTCATCCCGACTACCAGGGCAAAGGCATGGGCAAGGCGCTGATGAAATACATCATTAAAAAACTCCGCAGTGAAGATATCAGCAACATTACCTTATTTGCTGACCCTCAGGTGGTGGATTTTTACCGCAATTTGGGCTTTATGTCCGATCCAGAGGGGATTAAAGGTATGTTTTGGTATCCAGATTAGCCCAGAGGTGCAGGTCGGCGTTGATTTGTTGAGGATATACAATACAATATTGACGCTGCCAACACCGAATGCACCTGTGCGCTGTGGTCAGTTAGGCTTTGATGTATCTCGGCACCAGCGCCGTTATGAAGTTGTGCAAGTATTGTCAGTCAATTGGAGATTTGAGACTGTGGCGTGAGACTTCCGCGATCGCTCAGACCATCGGCGCTCAGTCGAGGGGTCAAGTGCCCGTCAGTCGAGTTGCCCTCAGTCGAAGGAACTATTTGAGATTGGAGATTTATTCCACAGATGAATCTGGGAGCTTGAACTAGGGTCTAAAATTGTGAGCAGCTCACGATAGCAGTCAGGGGCTGGTATCGGTTTTTGGGTGGGGTCAAACCGCACAACCTGAAAAAAAACTTCGCCTTAGCTACATCGAGAGCTAAATATTTAATAAAGCTTGACAAGCAAGCGGTTTTGTGTGTTAATGGTTAGAGGTTAGCTAACTATACCACCGGGATGTAGCGCAGTTTGGTAGCGCGCCTGCTTTGGGAGCAGGATGTCGCAGGTTCAAATCCTGTCATCCCGATCGCACAATGTTAAATAATAGATTGAATCAGAACTGTCTCTGATGTTTACATTTCGTCAAAATGAAAACAAATTGAGGCAGTTTTTGCCGACCGTGTTAAGTCGCCAGTCTTTGCGTTAATGTGTTTCAGGATCGCTCCTGATGGAAAAAACATGAAATCATTAGTTCGTTTGGGCGCAATATTGGGAATTGTCGGCTGCACTCTGGTGGGCCCCTCCCCCATTGGCAAGATGTCTGCACTGGCACTGCCGGAGCCGCAAATTTTGGAAAAATTGCGCTCGGTGCCAGTATTTACGATTACAGACGCTCAGGGTGCCCCCCTGATCGCTTCTGTTCCCAAGCAGGGCCAGGGTCAAACTGGTAATGCTTCCGTGGCGGGAATTTTCATCAGCCAGAAAGATGCTCAAGCTTTTGTCGATCAACTGAAAACCAGAAATCCTCAGTTGGCCGCCTCGGTGCGCGTGATGCCAGTATCCCTGGGCGAAATTTATCAGATCACTCAAGCAAATAAAGGCAAGCCGGAGGAAGTGCAATTTGCTTTCGTTCCGGCTCCGCAGCAGGTGCAGTCGGCAAAAACTGTACTTCAGCAGACTGGTCAACAAGTTAACGAGTTCAACGGTGTACCTCTGTTTTTGGCAAGAGGCGGCGCAGAAAATGGTTATTTGACGATTCAGCGGGGTCAGCAAGAGGTGATTCCCTTGTTTTTTAACAAGGAGGATTTACAGGGAATGGTCGATCGTTTTAAGCAGCAGCAGCCCAACGTGACAGCCACAATTAAGATTGAGGTGGTGAACTTGGAGAGCGTTTTGGAAGCTTTGCGTACTGAGAACGACCCGTTTTTGACCCAAATGATTTTGATTCCGTCGCGGGAGTCGCTGGAATTTGTGCGATCGCTCCAACCTGCAGGTGCGGGCCAAAATCCACAGCTTGCTCCGGCTCCAGCTCGACCGGCTCCTGCCTCTCCGGCTCCTGCTCGGCCGGCTCCTGCCTCTCCGGCTCCTGCTCGACCGGCTCGCTAATAGTTAGTCAGCAGTCATTAGTCATCAGTTATCACTCATGAAATAGTAGGTTGAGTTTCTAGACTCAGCCTACTATTTACCAATTACTAATTACTAATTACTAATTACCAGTTAGCAATTGCTAATTACCCATTAACAATTACCGATTACTAAAAAGCCTTATGTTTGTTTCTGGTTTAGAGCTTTGGCAGTGGGTGAATCAAGCTAAAACAGAGGCGATCACCTATGACATTCCCCTAGCAGAAATTGACTGGCTGCTGCAAGAGCTGGCTGGTTTGGATAGGTTGGCTCTGCGTTTGGAGTCGTTTAAAGATTTGCCAAAAATTGAATTAAAGTTTTCTTTATCTGAACTTGCTCAATTGTGGCAGCGGCGCTTGCAGGAACGGGTGCCGGTGCAGTATTTAACGGGAGTTGCACATTGGCGGCATTTTTCGCTGAAAGTAACGCCGGCGGTGCTAATTCCGCGTCCTGAAACGGAATTGCTGATCGATTTGGCTGTAGAAGCTGTTAAAAGCCGTTTAGAAGCAGAAAATATCAATCAAAAATCTACCCCCCCCAACCCCCCCTTACTAAGGGGGGGAGAAGATTTAAACTTATCCGAGCTTCGGGGGGGAGAATTTGGCAAATCGCATTGGGTGGATTTGGGGACGGGCAGCGGGGCGATCGCGATCGGCTTGGCTTCTGCGTTGACAAATGCTAAGGTTTATGCAGTAGATTGCAGTTCGGAAGCTTTGGCAGTTGCTCGACTGAATGCTGAGAATTTGGGTTTTGGAGCGCGAATTAATTTTTATCAAGGTTTGTGGTGGGAACCGCTAGCATTTCTCAAAGGTCAAGTGAGTGGCATGGTGTCTAACCCGCCTTACATTCCCAGCAGCACGGTGTTGACTCTGGAACCGGAGGTTGTCCGACACGAACCTCATCTGGCGTTAGACGGCGGCTTGGACGGGTTAGATTGCATCCGGCATTTGGTAGAAACGGCTCCCGATTATTTAGAATCCGGGGGAGTTTGGTTGGTGGAGATGATGGCGGGACAAGCTGAGGCGGTAGCTGATATGCTGCAAAGTCACGGGAGTTACGGTGAAGTTCAGATATTTTCTGATTTAGCAGGAATCGATCGGTTTGCCTTAGCCTACCGTCTTTAGGTTTCAAGAATATGCCGCAATTCTCAAATCATAAATCTAAAATGGCATGACACAAGTTTTGATGGATGCCCTAGTTCAAGGGGCAATTTCTGGCAATCATATCGTCAGTTTTCCTACAGATACTGTACCCGCTTTGGCTGCGCGACCCGATCGCTCGGAGTTGATTTTTGCAGCTAAACGTCGCAGTCAAGACAAACCGCTGATTTTGATGGCCGCATCGGCCCAGGCCTTGTGGCCCTACGTGCAGGGAAGTGCAGCAGAGTTAAACTTGTGGCAGCAAGTAGCCGAATCCTATTGGCCGGGGGCGTTAACTTTGGTGCTGCCGGCTTCGCCAAAAGTCCCGGCGGCGATGAATTCGATCGACCCCACTACAATCGGAGTACGAGTGCCTAACCTTCCCCTTGCGCTCAAAATTCTAGAACAGACAGGCCCTTTGGCTACTACCAGCGCTAATTTATCCGGTCAGCCGCCTCTGGAGTCTGTGACAGAAATTGAGGCTGTGTTTCCCGAAGTCTTGACATTAATGCCTTCTGAATTAGCAACAGCGACAACAGCTTCGAGTTTGCCTTCCACTGTGGCTAAATGGACTGGCAGCGATTGGGAAATATTGCGACAAGGCGCTATCGAGTTAGAATGCTAAAAGCTAAACTCCAAGGCAAAGCAATATGGCGCCGATCGGCTGGAGCGACTTTATATATTTAGGTATGGGACTGGGGCTGGGTTTGGGAAG includes:
- a CDS encoding alpha/beta hydrolase, whose product is MATIDILGVRHTYDLTAPTATSPVLVFVHGWLLSRHYWQPLTDRLASNYQCLTYDLRGFGESQSDAGDDRPCSEPLNSCYTPAAYARDLELLLEKLDISSAWLVGHSLGGTIALWGASKLSDRVKGVVCINAGGGIYLKEEFERFRAVGKQLVTMRPGWLPHLPLADYLFARDSVARSIGRSWGRQRLIDFVGAHPEAALGALLDSTTEAEIHLLPQIVSKLKQPVYFIAGTKDKIMEPKYVLHLASFHWMFQGCGENVLQLPDCGHLAMVEQPDAVASYLQNILQEHT
- a CDS encoding N-acetyltransferase; protein product: MGFWKNLFSSSESASVPQTAEFEEDVAVGLGDPLSPTFRKPASGNARIFFSCDRDIDLYELEELCNAVGWSRRPLRKVKKAIQHSFLVVSMWEMRGSQRRLVGFARATSDHAFNATLWDVVVHPDYQGKGMGKALMKYIIKKLRSEDISNITLFADPQVVDFYRNLGFMSDPEGIKGMFWYPD
- a CDS encoding peptide chain release factor N(5)-glutamine methyltransferase; the encoded protein is MFVSGLELWQWVNQAKTEAITYDIPLAEIDWLLQELAGLDRLALRLESFKDLPKIELKFSLSELAQLWQRRLQERVPVQYLTGVAHWRHFSLKVTPAVLIPRPETELLIDLAVEAVKSRLEAENINQKSTPPNPPLLRGGEDLNLSELRGGEFGKSHWVDLGTGSGAIAIGLASALTNAKVYAVDCSSEALAVARLNAENLGFGARINFYQGLWWEPLAFLKGQVSGMVSNPPYIPSSTVLTLEPEVVRHEPHLALDGGLDGLDCIRHLVETAPDYLESGGVWLVEMMAGQAEAVADMLQSHGSYGEVQIFSDLAGIDRFALAYRL
- a CDS encoding Sua5/YciO/YrdC/YwlC family protein; its protein translation is MTQVLMDALVQGAISGNHIVSFPTDTVPALAARPDRSELIFAAKRRSQDKPLILMAASAQALWPYVQGSAAELNLWQQVAESYWPGALTLVLPASPKVPAAMNSIDPTTIGVRVPNLPLALKILEQTGPLATTSANLSGQPPLESVTEIEAVFPEVLTLMPSELATATTASSLPSTVAKWTGSDWEILRQGAIELEC